The Pseudomonas fulva 12-X sequence GGTACGAAAGGCGATACGGATCGGCGTGCGCGATACCTGCAACCGCTCGGCGGTGGGGATTTCAGCGATGCGCTCGCCCGCCGCCAGCTCCCCCGAGGCGATCATCTGCCGTAGTGCCGCCAGCACCCGCTGTCCGGATTTGTACATCACGCCCTCACCGCCAGTCATAAGCGCCTCATCATACTGCCCGCTCGTTTCGCAGTATCCAGCCGGCCAGACCGGCAGACACCACTTCGAACAGGATCGTCCAGAGGTTGAAGGTCTGCTGCGCGCCGCCATCGAGCCACAGGCCGGCAATGCGCCCGAGCGCCAGGCTGGCATAGAGCACCAGCAACAGGACCAGAACCGGGCGGGTCAGCTCGGGCCGCCACAGGGCCAGAGCGAGAAACACCGCCAGGCCGACCGGCAGGGCGCCGTACTGGGCGCGCACGTCGGTGACCGCGGACGACTCCATCAGCAGCATACCGCTGACCGCACCCATTTCCTGGGGCCACAGAAAGTAGGCGCCGCCGAAGCCGGCGAGCAGCAACAATTGCACAACGAGAAATAGACGAGCAACGGGCATGGCTTGGTCCTCCGGGCACCTGGGCGCAGCATAGGCCACTCAGCGCTGTTGCCGGAAGGCGCTGGGCGTCAGCCCGGTAAGGCGCTTGAAGAACCGCGAGAAATACGCCGGCTCGGAAAACTGCAGGGCATCGGCAATCTGGCTGAGGGTCATCGACGAATACACCAGCAGGCGCTTGGCCTCCAGCAACTGGCGCTGATGCACCAAGGCCTGGGCGCTCTGCCCGGCGTAACGGCGGGTCATGCTGTTGAGGTGCGCGGTGGTGATGCCCAGGCGCCGGGCATACTCCTCGACCGACAGCTGCTCGCGAAAGTGCTCCTCCACCAGACGGTTGAACGCCGCCAGATGCTGCTCGCCGCGGGCCGGCCGCTCAGCGGCCTGACGCCCCAGTACCTGGCGGCCGAGCCATACGGTGATCATGCCGATCAGCGACTGCAGCAGCAGATTACGCGCCGGCGCGCTCTGCCCGTATTCTCGGTCGACGGCATCGAACAGGCCATCCAGATAGGCGCGCTCGCCGCCGACCGGGTACAGCGCCGAGGTGCTGAACACCGGGTGCTGGGCACCGAGCTGCGCTTCCAGCTGCGCCACCAGCGGCGCCGCCAGGGTCAGCACGTAGCCATCGACGTCATCGGAAAACTGGAAGCCGTGCACGCACAGGGGCGGCAACACCTGCAGCGCCACGTCGTCGATGCGCGATTGCACACCCTCCACCTCGATCAGAGCCGAGCCCTGGCGCAGGTACAACAGCTGCAGCAGATCGGGATGACGGTGCGGCTCAATCACCCAGTCGTGCAGACGGCTGCGCTTGGGGATCGACTCGCAGTGCAGCAGGTCCGGCGTCGGCCACTCCAGGGCATCGCCATACAGCTTGAATGCCGGAACAGCGATCTGCGGCTGGCTCATGGGGTGCTCCCAAAAAATGGCCGATAGGCGAACGGAGTTTATGAAAGTCCAAGTAAACGACGTGAATTTGCCTTATCCACAGGCCAAGGCCAATCAAAAATACAAGCACAAC is a genomic window containing:
- a CDS encoding DUF4345 domain-containing protein, whose translation is MPVARLFLVVQLLLLAGFGGAYFLWPQEMGAVSGMLLMESSAVTDVRAQYGALPVGLAVFLALALWRPELTRPVLVLLLVLYASLALGRIAGLWLDGGAQQTFNLWTILFEVVSAGLAGWILRNERAV
- a CDS encoding helix-turn-helix domain-containing protein, with translation MSQPQIAVPAFKLYGDALEWPTPDLLHCESIPKRSRLHDWVIEPHRHPDLLQLLYLRQGSALIEVEGVQSRIDDVALQVLPPLCVHGFQFSDDVDGYVLTLAAPLVAQLEAQLGAQHPVFSTSALYPVGGERAYLDGLFDAVDREYGQSAPARNLLLQSLIGMITVWLGRQVLGRQAAERPARGEQHLAAFNRLVEEHFREQLSVEEYARRLGITTAHLNSMTRRYAGQSAQALVHQRQLLEAKRLLVYSSMTLSQIADALQFSEPAYFSRFFKRLTGLTPSAFRQQR